The stretch of DNA tttctggagctaagaaaccgaacaatgtgaaatcgtcttccccgaatcggcgaatgcagtggtgagaactgaaaagtgaatctataccacaatccttcacgcgaccggacctgatcttgacccctgacctggtctacataccacacacgacacaaaccagtcacctgcttttaccccgcaaaacccaccaccacccgttttctttggatatacactttaactacacacatgccgacaaaatgttgatcattgcttcaatactctgaagatgttgcttggataataaccaggtgaaattagtatttcggtgttcagtcaaatgttaaagtttctatcacatactcacgcacgaacgcacgcacgcacgcacagacagacaaagtttagcatcgcacaggctacacttacgtgagccaaaataGCCTATTTTTACAGTTATGACTGCTAATTAGTGCAGTATAAGTTCAAGTAAGCAACTTTTGATGACTTTGATGAGTGCTCAGTGCTACTGACCAGTGGTcatatttacctattttcagtGTTTTATTGATGGTCAGTAGCATTGACCACTGGTCAAAGTCATGAGAAGTTAATTGCTTACCCGAACTCATACTGCTCTAATTGGCAGTCAAACGTAAAAAATATGGCAAATTGACCAGTGGTCAGGTGTACGTGCAAAagtgtgcgtgcatgtttttatgtggagtatatgcatgtgtgcatgtttgtatgTTATCGCAACTAGCTCAAATTGATTGATAGTTTTATAAGAGTATTATTATGATTTACAAATGGGCAAAGTTTTAAAGCCTACAATCCCGACATTGGGTGACATCGACACTTGGTCACATCGACACGTGGTCACATCGATACGTGGTCACACCGACACGTGGTCACATCGACACGTGGTCACAACGACACGTGGTCACATCGACATGACCCCCATGTGCTTGGGAGACGAAAGCTCAAGTTAACAGACACACTCGTTCTCAGGTAAGTAGGTGAGAATTCGTCACTTTACAACAGCGATACTATGCAGAATGTTGCTTGAATGCATGTTTTGAATGACTTTACTGTACCATGATTGTTTTGTCTCAAATAAAAGTCTGTTGAATAAAAATTACATGAGTTTCGCGCAACACGCgaagataacaagtcgcgtttCCTGTTCCAGTGTTTGTAACGCAGGATTTTAAGTCAAGCCTCTACTCCTGGGTACAAAGTAAGACGAAGCAAATGTCTTAGGTATAACTGGTAGCGAAAGTTTCAGTTCCAATTAAAGCAGAGCACTGTGCACTTGCGATCCTCGGTCACGGGTTATGATCTGTGCCAGGACGCAAACGGGTCAAAATTATGTGCAGACCAATTTAGAGACGgtttccatgtcccacccccgtgtcaccactgcaAAAGTGCAGGTGACTGATTATTACtaagcacgcacacacctgggtagcgcgacacttgttgctgctagctttccacttggaggaagcgaccccAATTCCCAGGGATGTAAGTCATGACGATGGAATGAACAAGTTGAATAGAttgaaaacataaaaaaaatctaCAATTCAGCAGGCCTGAAATGGATCTAGCAACACCCCAATCAGCTCATGAGGATTtctcggatgagacgataagggaagcaactctagCAGACCGCCAAGACGTCCTTGACATCGATACAAACGTATACTACGGATTGGACTATCTCCCCAGCAATTACAATGACATCATCAGGAATCCTCAGATCAAGGCCAACGTatatgaaaagaaaggaaaaatgGTAAGGTTAGACTTGCATGCGGATATATTTCATATTACTTTGACATGATGTTGCACAGTAAGCcttccgtaaaccatcacagatactgtcaggcttttacacacagtacaaacacccttccatttgaacgctcaccaaacgggaacatcctaggtgctctacgtaaagagcgagcaatttttaaagaattcattttgcggattgtctcagagacaatcggaccgtggtgcgttttggcgctagacctaacttttaaaatctaaataataaattgacagcttgttacacaaacattcttaaatcataaaataattgttttttcatcaagacaagatcagtacaattcgaagttttgaaagtttgaaaaaagaaaagcccggaagcagggtcacgcaaggtcgtggttctcgtagcagacgacggtttatgcctatcgccagttcctctgaacagtcaaaagacatcgctagagttcttgtgaaccaccgCCTTATACGCGACTTGATTTCTTATCGCAGGTAGGTTTCTTCAGTGCCCGACTAGTGGACGGCGGCCAAAGCCTTATGACATCATCGGGGCGACTGGGCTTGGACAgcaggggaggggggatgtaCGGACGTTTCAAGAAGCGGGTGTTTGAGGAATGGAAAGATTCACCTGACCTCCGCTACGTTACCATGGCTGTCACAAACTACAACTTTGAGTCCAAGAGAGAGCGATTGCTGCGAGACTACCGGCAGGTCTTGGAACGGGTAAGGgacatgattgattgattgattgattgattagttgattgattgattgattaatgaattgattgattgattggttgataggttgattgattgattgattgattggttgattgattgattgattgattaattaattgattgattggttgattgagtgagtgagtaagtgagcAATTGATTaattgaatgattgtttgattgattgcttgGTTGGTTGATTTATATTTCGATCGATTGAATGAGTAAGTGAGTGATTGACTAGCATCAAGTTTTGGTAAGGGTGAGGGGCATGATTGATTGGTGGAGTGATTTTGATtggttgactgattgattgattgattgattgatttattgctTGGTTGATTGAGTGAGTGACGTAATGGTTGATTgaataattgattgattgacagattaattgattgattgttcgattgattgatggattgatcgattttttgttgttgcttaacgcccagccgaccacgaagggccatgtcagggcggtgctgctttgacatataacgtgcgccacacacaagacagaagtcgcagcacaggcttcattttatttcacgtctcacctagtcacattattctgacaccggaccaaccagtcctagcactaaccccataatgccagacgccaggcggagcagccactagattgccaattttaaagtcttaggtatgacccggccggggatcgaacccacgacctcccgatcatgggggggggacgccttaccactaggccaaccgtgccggtccattgatcgattgtttgattgattgtgtgagtGATTTAGTGAGTGGGTAAGTGAGTGAGTAAATAAGGGAGTAAGTAAATGACTGAGTGAGTGAGGGAGTGAAAAGCAAATTAGTAATTGGCCGATGGCTAAAAGAGAAATTTAAAGCTTTTCAGACTACGGAGTAGTTTACACCACAAAATGGTATATCTTACCAAAAGTAAAGTACCTATGTGTATGGTATGCGCAGTCGTCGATGTCTGTGTTATTATCAATAATAACTTGCATGCACACTTACATTTATTGCCTCCTCTTCCCATCAGAAACTGACTGTTTTTCATGTAAACATGCAGCGATATTCCTCTACGTTTTTaacttggccaacaaattattccaacaaatttcaaacccaaactaaagcattaattcccgtgtcatttcattaaaacttgtaatgccagttaaggccgttcacttaaacCTTCCGggtcaccttttggattaaataattcttttatagggatcacgtgaccgccgctcaagtaagggtaccctcaaaatcgaccagacaaaaacggaagggccgaatgaaaaatcgacaaaaaatcacaataggccaaactttgcaactttgacatacgagatgATAGTCCAACCAAGTATCCTCCCTGAACagactgttttgttttttggcaaagtTTATTTAAGTTATCCACCGTGTCAAAACACCATCTTTTTCTTAAACAGTATATTAAAACTACCTTGCATGCAAATGAAAATAACGTTTCCAACTGTCCCCAACACTATTTCTTCACACAGGATATAACGGTGATCGAATGCAACCTCCAGCAAATCAGGTCAGCAGTCAACTCCAGGCAAAGTTCCCAGCCCCAAAGTCAACTCCAACTGCTCTCCTACGATGACGTCAACGTCATGATGCGTCACCAGCCCAGCCAATTGCGTCATCTTTTCCCAGAAGACCGCATTCTTCTGCAGTGGTGCCCCCTGAGAATACTGGAGGTCAACACCAAAGAAATCTTCAACGGGAATGAGAAAATCCTGGCAAACAAACCAGCAGAACCGATGCCTACAACAGTACAGCCAGGGAAGAATTTTCCCGTCACTTTCATGTCGGCCGGCGGACATTATTCGTGCAAACGAGGCCAGAATTATCATGTAGACGTCTACGGAAGCGGAAGTGACGAAGACTTGCGCGAGCATATGGAGTGGCACTTACTGCGATTGGCCGAAGTGAGAGCAGACCTGGACACGGCTGTTCTGATGGTGTACCATACCAGACGAGTAGAGGACATTGTGGAGAAACTGAAACAAGATTTCTCCCTTCAAGTCTCCACAGCTATTCCGATCAGGAAAGTGATCGCATTGGAGATGGACTACGTCAAATAAACAGTTTATGCATGATCTTCGGGTTAATGTTAATGTAACGATTTCTTTGAACGCTTCAATAACCTACTATTTAGTTGGTTCTTGGGGATGAACTGCGAGAAATAAGAAACGTTGTCGATCATTAGGCCGACACGGTGGCTATTACCGTTCATAAAAGTGATCGCATTGGAGATGGACTACGTCAAATAAACAGTTTATGCATGATCTTCGGGTTAATGTTAATGTAACGATTTCTTTTGGCATAACCTACGATTTTGTTGTTTCTTGGGGATAAACTACGTCACATAAAAAGTGTACGATCATTGAACCGACACGGTGTAAGGGAAACAACTGGGTTGTTCTTAAAACTGCTTTGTCTTCACACGCACTGTTCTTGCCCTTGGTAGTGACAGTGTTAACGGGGTACGTAGTACGATGTGTGAATTCGctgttggggcggggatatagctcagttggtagcccgctggatttgtattcagttggccgctgtcagcgtgagttcgatcccaggttcggcggaaatttatttcagagtcaactttgtgtgcagactctcttcggtgtccgaactccccccccccccccccccccccgtgtacactacattgggtgtgcacgataaagatcccacgattgacaaaagggtctttcctggcaaaattgcttaggcacagttaataattgtctacctatacccgtgtggcttggaataataggccgtgaaaggtaaatatgcgccgaaatggctgcaattactggccgtataaaatttcatctcacacggcatcactgcagagcgcctagaactgtacccacggaatatgcgcgatataagcctcattgattgattgttggTAGTGACAGTGTTAACGGGGTACGTAGTACGATGTGTGAATTCGCTGTTGGTAGTGACAGTGTTAACGGGGTACGTAGTACGATGTGTGAATTCGCTGTTGGTAGTGACAGTGTTAACGGGGTACGTAGTACGATGTGTGAATTCGCTGTTGGTAGTGACAGTGTTAACGGGGTACGTAGTACGATGTGTGAATTCGCTGTTGGTAGTGACAGTGTTAACGGGGTACGTAGTACGATGTGTGAATTCGCTGTTGGTAGTGACAGTGTTAACGGGGTTCGTAGTACGATGTGTAAATGCGCTGTTGGTATTGTTGGGTGTTAGGTTTGCTTGTCGGTTTGTCAGTTCTTTTGTTTTCACTTTCGTTGTTAACTTGCTATACTGTTTCTCAAGCAAACACGTaataagaaaaataaaacagcgGCGAAAGGAGCTTttgcaaattttatttttcgaaggtgtctgtgttttctgttccactgtatagatcGATTCTATCTCATGTAACATAAAGATGTTTAATGCAAGTAGTTTGAGAATGAATGGGTTTCATATTACTACAAACCAccgtattaaaaacaaaactcgaTATCCAAACGCATCTgtcatcttgttgttgttgttgttgttgttgttgttgttgttgttgttgttgttgttgttgttggtttaaacaagtttattcaatacaTTTCATTGGAgctattgccgcatacatgaaattaggtgttgttgttgttgttgttgttgttgttgttgttgttgttgttgttgttgatcgaGGAACTTGTTCTGTGTTCATGACTCTACGTTATAGGTAGTGCAATATTGTACCaacaaaacaatcacaaaaCAAGCAGGCACGTGAAGCGAATATGCAATACGTATGCAATGCAGTAGTGTTCTTGTTATGACAAAGAATATCAATGTCGAATAACTTTCTTCTGTATGGTGTTTGATTACACATATTCTAACACAAACGCAAAATAGTTAActatatgtatatgtatttgTAGATTCCAGAAACGGTCAAACTATTATGGCTGTGAGTCATGATACATCAGTCCATCTGCCTGTCGTCTGCCACACTTTGCCCGCTTTAGCACATAAATTCGTCTGTTTCACTGAGGCACTGAAAAGGTTTTCCCGCTAAACTTCTCTCGAAGAACGAATGGCTTCGGTGGATTGGTTAGTCTGTCACATGTTGTAGGGCCCTATACGGTCCATACGGGTTGAAAGGAACACTGTCGTGTTTTTTTCCCAAACCTTCTCGAGTgcactaccgttctcacgagatcagttacttctgttttgtttcgGGTTTTTTCAATTGACATTATGACTGTATGACAGATGAACCAGAAAAGTTGCGAAGATGCACAAATTAGGAGgggaaaacgaaacaaaacaaaagtaactgatctcgtgagaacggcaAAAAACGAGTCATGTGCGCCTCTCCCAAGGCTTTAGAGAAGAGGGGTCATCCTCGGCCCCTCAACAAAGTGTCGAGTAAACACTTGTTATATATATACTCTAAAACGCCAATTTgggaacatttttcttttgaatttGACTATTGAAATTTCAAGGAACACTCGCTTTAATGTAGTTTGGACACACTTAAAAGCGTTTCTTCATCGACTATAGGCTACACATTGCTTCGTTGCCAGATAACTCGTACAGATATGAAACTAGACCCTTGTGTACAAAGCTGTGCTGTTCTTTGTTGAGAGTATTGTGTGTTTTCTGACAAACACCAAGATCGTGctaaccactgacagagcagtTGGACTTGAGTGCACGTTTCCCccagtgaacacacacacacacacacacacacacacacacacaaacacacacacacacacacacacacacacacacaaacacacacacacacacacacacacacacactttccgcTGTGAAAGAATCTACGAAATCTTCTAAAATGCTGACCACTCACTTCTttttctaactctctctctgtctctctctttgcctctgtctatctgtttgtctgtctgtctgcctgtctgtctgactgtctgcctgtctgtctgtctccttttctatatctcactctccctcctcacacacacacacacacacgcacgcacacacacatacacataaacacacacgcacacacacatacacatacacacacacacacacacgcacacacacacacacacacacacacacacacactcacacagagaaacccaaacaaacacacacacacacacacacagaaaccgggcccaaacaaacaaacaccgtcacacacacatacaaacacacatacccacacacgcacacatacacacacacacatatatacacacactgatacacacacatacaaacacacacacacacacacacacacacacacacacacacacacacacacacgcacactataATACATGTGTACAAATGTACACGCTAATCTACAATTTCCGAGGAATTGCAAGCCTGGCCAAGTCACACGACACAGAGGAGATTAAAGCTTTGCGTACGTGACCCAGGAGACAAGTATGCTTTATAATGGTATGTGTTAGTGCACAGGCACGCATAGGGATAGTGAAGTAACAACGCGTTGCCAATGCTTCTGACACATTTGTTCAACATCATAGCTGTTTGCTGTAAAGAGCACATAACCCCAGACTGATATACATGTGCTTGGGAGACGAAAGCTCAAGGTAACAGACACACTCGCTCTTTGGTAAGTAGGTGAGAATGTGTAACTTTACAACTGCCACGCTATGCAGAATGTTGCTGGAATACATGTTCTGAATGACTTTACTGTACCACGATTGTTTTGTCTCAATGTCTCTGGTCTCAGATAAAATTCTTCTTTGAATACAAGATCCGAAGGTCAAGACGATTTTGCTAAACACGCGAGGATAACAAGATACACACTCTATTTCATATGTTAGCGATAGACGCTTTTGTTACGTAAGGCGAGCTAGTTCGCAGTGACATCGTCCTACATGTGACAAGGTAAGTCCAAGTTTGCACTTTTGTTGCTCTGGAACATGTTTCTTTAGAAAGGTAAAACTTACTTGCGACTTGATGCAGTTGAGTAGGCAAATTCTTGTCCGTAAATAGACACTCAGACACACCAGCTAGCGCACTTGCACGCACACGCAAAGATAAACGCAGCTTTGTTCAACCATATCAGTTTGTGCCTGGAAATCCATGGACacactacatacacacactgctaaatacagatatacatacagacagacaaacagacagacagacataaagacacatgcacgcacaaacaaaaGTCGCGCGCAATCCCAACagttgtaaacaaaaaaacaactatacaacagaaatccaaaaaatacaacagaaatccaaaaacttGAAACGTTGTTACCTCGCCGACATCTTGCATACGAGATTCATCGACGATTtcgagataagttcattatttgtgtcATTAGTGTTTGTCAATTTGTCTACTTAAAAGatcactgggtcgacgtactgtaaatgttaCGCTTTGTTACGTTCCAATAACTGTAGTACTATCAACTGTGCCACCACCCAGCCTCTCATAACTGACCTCTAACCTCGTCCCATTGTCTGGTTCCATCAGTTAGAATAAGAGTACATGATGCACTCTACACAGCTGcatcgttttctttttcttttttttccacagCATCTTATGCTAACCAGTTTCACTTTGTGCCTAGCTCTGTTAGTGTATGCTGCTTATATCTTATGCTATATACTGTAATGAATAAACTTAGTACAGGCATTCGTCTGCCTAATGTTATACTGATGTGGCTGAGAGTGTGACCCTACGATAGCCCCCGAATATAAACACCAAGCACCATATTATTACAATAACCTTCGATTTTTGTTATTGATTTACAACACAACAGGCCTGAAATGGAACCCGCAACGCTCCAATCAGCTCCTGGTAATTtctcggatgagacgataaggGAGGCAACTCTAGCAGACCGCCAAGACATCCTTGACCTTGATACAAATGTATACTACGGATTGGACTATCTCCGCAACAATTACAACGACGTCATCCGGAATCCTCAGATCAAGGCCTACGTATATGAAAAGAAAGGCAAAGTGGTAAGTCTAGAACTTGCATGCTGAGTGTAATATTGCGTTGATGTTGTCGCTATCAGTTTATACGTCTTGTGATGAAAGGTTCAAACATCAAATGCCGCTGTATTTATAGTGTGTATAGAATATAAAACTAACGCAGTTACGTTTAAGTTAAGGTTTACTTTTAATTTTGCTTCATACATTTTACACTCTAAGTAAAAACTTCTTTTTCAGAATTCAAGAATTCGTTATGTAATCTTCCATCTTACTGATTATTCCAAAACAAGCACGCTTCTAGTAGAACAAGAAACCCTGTGATTCATCGCATATATCTAATTTATACATTATTATGTTTAAACCGGTACGTGCTGCCATCGAAACTGCTAGTATGACTTCAGTGTATCTTCACATTGTTGAATCTTTGTCTAGTCTTTCAAAATTTATAAATTCATTTTTAAAAAAGGAGGaaggggtcggggggggggggggggtggtagctCAGTTAGTGTTGCACTGGCTTTGTGGTCCTCGGGTCGCGGGTTCAAATCATGGTtgggacggacacgagtcaacttTTTggcggtatccatgtccctccgccgtgtcaccactgtgaccacgtaaaagatctcggtcattctgccatcatTGCAGTCGGCAGATATACACGCGACTGTGCTGCCGCTAACTTTCAGCTGAGAGGAAGGAAAGAATGACAAATGGAACATGAGAAAAAAGCTACTTTTAAAACACCTCAGATTCCACATCTAGGTCCATCATGTGCGAATGCCTCAACAAATTCTCTAACAGTATCAAAGTGACTGGTGTTgtttaacaacaaaaaaagtcacTGTTCATAGCTTAGCAAACGAACTATGCGCGTTCTAATTGGTCCttctcggaagcgagaggttgcgagttcgaccctgggtcagggcgttagcaattttctcccccctttcctaacctaggtggtgggttcaagtgcta from Littorina saxatilis isolate snail1 linkage group LG13, US_GU_Lsax_2.0, whole genome shotgun sequence encodes:
- the LOC138983604 gene encoding histidine N-acetyltransferase-like, giving the protein MATERTHSARPEMDLATPQSAHEDFSDETIREATLADRQDVLDIDTNVYYGLDYLPSNYNDIIRNPQIKANVYEKKGKMVGFFSARLVDGGQSLMTSSGRLGLDSRGGGMYGRFKKRVFEEWKDSPDLRYVTMAVTNYNFESKRERLLRDYRQVLERDITVIECNLQQIRSAVNSRQSSQPQSQLQLLSYDDVNVMMRHQPSQLRHLFPEDRILLQWCPLRILEVNTKEIFNGNEKILANKPAEPMPTTVQPGKNFPVTFMSAGGHYSCKRGQNYHVDVYGSGSDEDLREHMEWHLLRLAEVRADLDTAVLMVYHTRRVEDIVEKLKQDFSLQVSTAIPIRKVIALEMDYVK